In Mangrovibacterium diazotrophicum, one genomic interval encodes:
- a CDS encoding type I restriction enzyme HsdR N-terminal domain-containing protein, whose product MFTQLNLPSYSFRTKQVDSKVQIFDEIRKKFLVLTPEEWVRQNFIRYLVEVKAFPASLMAIETGLKLNGNQFRADLLVYGKNGNPLLIVEFKAPEVKITQKTFDQIARYNLTFKVPFLIISNGLEHYCCQVDFESKNYQFFRDIPVYADLSITGL is encoded by the coding sequence ATGTTTACTCAGCTAAATTTACCATCATATTCATTCCGAACCAAACAAGTCGATTCCAAAGTCCAGATTTTTGATGAGATCAGGAAAAAGTTTCTGGTATTGACACCCGAGGAATGGGTACGACAGAATTTTATTCGGTATTTGGTTGAAGTGAAAGCTTTTCCGGCATCACTGATGGCTATTGAAACAGGCTTGAAATTGAACGGGAACCAGTTTAGGGCCGATTTGCTGGTATACGGTAAAAACGGAAATCCACTGCTGATTGTTGAGTTCAAGGCGCCGGAAGTGAAAATTACGCAGAAAACCTTTGATCAGATTGCCCGCTACAATCTGACCTTCAAAGTGCCGTTCCTGATTATTTCAAATGGTTTGGAACATTATTGTTGCCAGGTGGATTTTGAGTCCAAAAATTACCAGTTCTTCCGTGATATTCCCGTGTACGCCGATCTTTCAATCACCGGCTTATAA
- a CDS encoding rhomboid family intramembrane serine protease, with the protein MTLYIIAATCLVSIMAFSRPDLIEKLQFNASKIVHERQYYRLVSHGFVHANWEHLIVNMIVLYSFGRAIELYFGYTYGRMANAYFLILYFGGMLVSNIYALIKHRNDYYYNAVGASGAVSAVLFAAIFFDPWDMIYFFGIIPTPGIVFAVLYLVYSYYMSRKQKDNIAHDAHFLGALFGFIFPILLRPDNFQYFIDKLFRVL; encoded by the coding sequence ATGACATTATACATCATTGCTGCTACCTGCCTTGTTTCAATCATGGCATTCAGCCGCCCCGATCTGATTGAGAAGCTGCAGTTCAATGCCAGCAAGATCGTCCACGAGCGCCAGTATTACAGGCTGGTTTCCCATGGCTTTGTTCATGCCAACTGGGAACACCTGATCGTGAATATGATTGTACTGTACTCCTTTGGCCGGGCAATCGAGTTGTACTTTGGCTACACCTACGGCAGAATGGCCAATGCCTACTTCCTGATTTTATATTTCGGAGGCATGTTGGTGTCCAATATTTACGCGCTCATCAAACACCGCAACGACTACTACTACAATGCCGTTGGTGCATCGGGTGCTGTTTCGGCTGTTTTGTTTGCCGCCATCTTTTTCGATCCCTGGGATATGATTTACTTTTTCGGAATCATACCGACTCCGGGAATTGTGTTCGCTGTTTTATACCTGGTTTATTCGTATTACATGAGCCGCAAACAAAAGGACAATATCGCCCACGACGCCCACTTTTTGGGAGCGCTTTTCGGCTTCATTTTCCCGATTCTGCTTAGACCGGACAATTTCCAGTATTTCATCGACAAACTCTTTCGGGTTCTCTAA
- a CDS encoding GNAT family N-acetyltransferase, which translates to MNQPSLSYGNISLRPLEPEDLELLYLWENDSSIWQVSNTLAPFSRYILRQYIEESHRDIYETKQLRLIIENESGDPVGAVDLFDFEPFHQRAGVGILIYATTDRQKGYAADALQLMCQYAKEVLGLHQLYANIGANNPASVGLFEKSGFQLSGRKKDWLKLLSGRVDEFLYQKIL; encoded by the coding sequence ATGAACCAACCTTCGCTTTCGTATGGTAACATCAGCCTTCGCCCTTTGGAGCCGGAGGATCTTGAATTGTTATACCTGTGGGAAAACGATTCTTCAATCTGGCAGGTCAGCAATACGCTGGCTCCCTTTTCACGCTATATTTTAAGGCAATACATTGAAGAGTCGCATCGGGATATTTACGAAACCAAACAACTTCGACTGATTATTGAGAACGAATCGGGAGATCCGGTTGGCGCCGTTGACCTTTTCGATTTTGAGCCTTTCCACCAGCGTGCCGGTGTTGGCATTTTAATTTATGCAACTACTGACAGGCAAAAAGGATATGCCGCCGATGCACTGCAGCTAATGTGCCAATATGCCAAAGAGGTACTTGGATTGCACCAGCTTTATGCCAACATCGGAGCAAATAACCCCGCCAGCGTGGGACTCTTCGAAAAATCTGGGTTTCAACTTTCCGGAAGAAAAAAAGATTGGCTAAAATTGCTGTCCGGTCGAGTGGATGAATTCCTGTATCAAAAGATTTTATAA
- a CDS encoding AMP nucleosidase translates to MKTKKEIVDNWLPRYTGRKLEDFGEYILLTNFQLYVDMFAEKFNVPVIGEEKNMPSASAEGMTIINFGMGSPNAATVMDLLSAIMPKAVLFLGKCGGLKKKNKLGDYILPIAAIRSEGTSNDYLPAEVPALPAFNLQRAVSTAIRENAMDYWTGVVYTTNRRVWEYDERFKKYLKKTRAMAVDMETATIFTVGFANQIPTGALLLVSDQPMISTGIKTDASDQRVTTNFVEKHIKIGIDALVEIKTNGRSVKHLKF, encoded by the coding sequence ATGAAGACAAAGAAAGAGATTGTAGACAATTGGCTTCCCCGCTATACCGGTAGAAAATTAGAAGATTTTGGTGAATACATTTTATTGACGAACTTTCAACTGTACGTCGATATGTTTGCCGAAAAATTCAATGTTCCGGTGATCGGCGAAGAAAAAAATATGCCCAGCGCGTCAGCTGAGGGAATGACAATCATCAATTTTGGGATGGGTAGCCCCAATGCTGCCACCGTGATGGATTTGCTCTCAGCTATTATGCCCAAAGCGGTTCTGTTTTTGGGAAAATGCGGCGGATTGAAGAAAAAGAACAAATTGGGAGACTACATCCTCCCCATTGCAGCTATCCGCAGCGAGGGAACATCCAATGATTATCTGCCTGCCGAGGTCCCGGCATTACCGGCGTTTAACCTGCAACGGGCCGTTTCAACAGCCATCCGCGAAAATGCCATGGACTACTGGACTGGTGTGGTTTACACAACCAACCGACGCGTTTGGGAGTACGACGAACGTTTCAAAAAATACCTGAAAAAGACGCGGGCAATGGCTGTGGATATGGAAACGGCAACCATTTTCACCGTGGGTTTTGCCAACCAAATACCAACCGGGGCACTTCTGCTTGTTTCGGACCAACCCATGATTTCGACCGGCATAAAAACTGATGCCAGCGACCAGCGCGTAACCACCAATTTTGTGGAAAAGCACATCAAAATTGGCATTGATGCTTTGGTTGAAATCAAAACAAACGGGCGATCGGTGAAACACCTGAAGTTTTAA
- the holA gene encoding DNA polymerase III subunit delta, which yields MTFEDILNNLKKKIYHPIYFLMGEESYFIDQISDYINQHVLTDAEKGFNQHILYGKDTDIDTIITYARRFPMMSSHQVIIVREAQNIKKIEELESYVKNPLNSTILVLNYKYKTIDKRKTFSKLIGQKGVLFESKKIYDNQLPDWIKRYLATRNYTIVPQASMLLAEYLGTDLSKVSNELDKLIISLPENSQITPDHIEKNIGISKDYNIFELQNALGERNVLKSNQIINYFSANQNANPFPRTISSLYQFFMKILTYHFLEDKSQNAVASSLGVHPFFVKSYIAAAKQYPIRKVVEIISTLRDFDMKSKGLGNVSSSAGDLQKEMIYKILH from the coding sequence ATGACCTTTGAAGATATTCTGAACAACCTGAAGAAAAAAATCTATCACCCCATTTATTTCCTGATGGGTGAAGAGAGTTATTTTATCGACCAAATTTCGGATTACATTAACCAGCATGTGCTCACTGACGCTGAAAAAGGCTTCAATCAACACATTCTGTACGGAAAGGACACGGATATTGACACCATCATTACCTACGCGCGCCGGTTCCCGATGATGTCCAGCCACCAGGTAATTATTGTCCGCGAAGCTCAGAACATCAAGAAGATTGAAGAGTTGGAATCCTATGTGAAGAATCCGCTGAACTCGACGATCCTCGTATTAAATTACAAATACAAAACAATCGACAAACGCAAAACCTTCAGCAAGTTGATCGGTCAGAAAGGCGTTTTGTTCGAGTCGAAAAAGATTTACGACAACCAGCTTCCCGACTGGATCAAACGGTACCTGGCAACGCGCAACTACACCATTGTTCCGCAAGCGTCGATGTTGCTGGCCGAATACCTGGGCACTGATCTGAGCAAGGTTTCCAACGAGCTTGATAAATTAATTATCAGCCTGCCGGAAAATTCTCAAATCACGCCGGATCACATTGAAAAGAACATCGGGATCAGCAAAGATTACAACATTTTCGAGCTGCAAAATGCGTTGGGCGAGCGTAACGTACTGAAGAGTAACCAAATCATCAACTATTTTTCAGCAAACCAAAACGCGAACCCTTTTCCGCGAACAATTTCGAGTCTTTACCAGTTTTTTATGAAGATACTGACCTACCATTTTTTGGAGGATAAATCTCAAAACGCTGTTGCCTCGAGCCTCGGAGTACATCCGTTCTTTGTCAAATCATATATTGCTGCTGCAAAGCAATATCCAATCCGAAAAGTAGTTGAAATTATATCAACGCTGCGCGATTTCGACATGAAATCGAAAGGACTCGGAAATGTTTCGTCCAGCGCCGGTGATTTGCAGAAAGAGATGATTTATAAAATCTTACACTGA